The uncultured Carboxylicivirga sp. genomic interval GCAGTTCCGGTTTTTAACCCAGATTCGGCTTACGTTTACACCGAGCGTCAGGTGGCGTTTGGACCTCGTGTTCCTAATACCGAAGCTCATAAGGCTTGCGCTGATTATTTAGCATCGGAAATGAAACGTTTTGGTGCCGATGTGATTGTTCAGGATGCAGAAGTCAGAGCTTTTGATAATACAGTATTAGAAGCTAAAAACATTATTGCCCAGTTTAATCCTGAGTTGAATAATCGTTTGCTTTTATTTGCCCACTGGGATTCTCGTCCGTTTGCCGATCATGATCCGGATCAAGCTAAAAGAGATGAACCTATTGATGGAGCTAACGATGGAGCTAGTGGAGTAGCTGTTTTGATGGAAATGGCTCGTCAGATTGGTAAAGCAGGTCATCATTTAGGAATTGATATTATCTTTTTTGATGCTGAAGATTACGGACAACCCGATCATCGCGATTTACCTTATAAAGAAGATACCTGGTGTTTAGGTTCGCAGTATTGGGGTAAATTTCCGCATAAAGAAGACTATTATGCCCGTTACGGTATTTTGCTTGATATGGTTGGAGCAAAAGATGCATTTTTTTATCACGAAGGTTATTCGTTACAGTTTGCTCCCGATTTGGTTAAGCGTATTTGGAATACAGCTGCTGATTTAGGATACGGGAATCATTTTGTTTTCGATCAGGGGGGTACTATCACCGACGATCATGTGTATGTTAACAAATATCGTCGTATACCTTGTGTCGATATTATTCAATTCAACCCTGTAAGCAATAGTAGTTTTGGAGATTATTGGCATACGCATAACGATAATATGAGTAACGTTGATAAAGAAACCTTAAAAGCTGTTGGTCAAACCTTATTGCAGGTGATTTATAGCGAGAAGTAGTTCAAATAACGAAGACTGAGG includes:
- a CDS encoding M28 family peptidase, with amino-acid sequence MINQLKIWAGGAVTVSLLFFACASPKSGDNSTSATAAVKADIAVPVFNPDSAYVYTERQVAFGPRVPNTEAHKACADYLASEMKRFGADVIVQDAEVRAFDNTVLEAKNIIAQFNPELNNRLLLFAHWDSRPFADHDPDQAKRDEPIDGANDGASGVAVLMEMARQIGKAGHHLGIDIIFFDAEDYGQPDHRDLPYKEDTWCLGSQYWGKFPHKEDYYARYGILLDMVGAKDAFFYHEGYSLQFAPDLVKRIWNTAADLGYGNHFVFDQGGTITDDHVYVNKYRRIPCVDIIQFNPVSNSSFGDYWHTHNDNMSNVDKETLKAVGQTLLQVIYSEK